DNA sequence from the Syntrophobacterales bacterium genome:
TGCGTCTCGCCTGCCACAACTTATCTGCCTCCTTCGGGTTTCTGGTCATACGGCAATCTACTGCCCTATATTCAAGCATAATTTCTTTCACTTTTTCAGCCTGGGAGTTGATGGATTGTTCATCGCCGTCCACTTCAATAAGAAGGAGACCACCCACATCCTCTGGAATACCCATAGGGTTGGCCTGCTCGCTGCAACGGATCGAAGCCCGATCCATAAATTCGATGGTAGAGGGCACAACCCGCGCGGCAATCGTGGCAGAGACTGCCTCTGCGGCCTCGTCGACCTCTGCAAATAAAGCCAGGATCGTGGCTCTCGCCTCGGGCAGCGGTATCAGCTTAAGGATGATTTTCGTTACCACACCGAGCGTCCCTTCGCTGCCTACGAAGAGTCTGGCAAGATCATAACCCACTACTCCCTTCATGGTTCGAACTCCAGGATTGATGATTTCACCGGTTGGGAGCACAACCTCTAGGCCGAGCACGTAGTCCCGTGTGACGCCGTACTTCAACGAATTAGGTCCCCCGGCGCACTCCGCGATGTTCCCGCCTATGCTCGAATATTTATATGAAGCCGGGTCGGGAGGATAAAAAAGGCCATGTTTCGCAGTCTCCTCCTGAAGAATAAAAGTGACTACTCCCGGCTCCACCACTGCTATCAGATTCTTTGGATCGATTTCGAGTATTCTGTTCATCCTAGTAAAAGAAATAACAATCCCTCCAGACAGAGAGATGGAACCTCCGGTCAATCCGGTACCAGAACCCCTAGGAATCACCGGGATCAGATGTGTATTGGCCAGAATGAGAATACGAGATACTTCATCTGCCGACGAAGGAAGGACCACCAGATCCGGGACTGCTCCGTCTGTTCTCGCATCATATGAATAGCACCGTCTCTCCTCAAGGGAAGCGCGGACATTTTCCTGCCCCACAATGCCTGCAATCTCATCGATAATTCTTTTTTCCATTTCTTCCTCTTATTCTCCGTAGCATCGATTAATGGGCAAGACCCCTGCCACCAATTAGGTGCCAGACCGCCTATAGATATTATACAAAAAACCGTTATAAATCAAGGGGGAATGGGTGGCAGGGACAGTTCCTTCGGCCCAAAAAGTGGTAGGCATTTTTAAGAACCTGTTTCTTTAAGGAGCTTTTGTGATACCTTGTCCAGTATATGAATTGAGGAAAAATGAAGAGTGCCTTTATAGAGATTGACCCCATGGGCTGCCAGAAAGATGGTCTTTATGCCAGCGTTTGCCTAAAGGTTTTCTCGGAAAAATCCCTCGGTTCCACCACGACTACTGAGCGGGAAAAATTCTGTAACTCCTGTGGTCATTGCGTAAAAGTATGTCTTTTC
Encoded proteins:
- a CDS encoding FAD-binding protein, with the protein product MEKRIIDEIAGIVGQENVRASLEERRCYSYDARTDGAVPDLVVLPSSADEVSRILILANTHLIPVIPRGSGTGLTGGSISLSGGIVISFTRMNRILEIDPKNLIAVVEPGVVTFILQEETAKHGLFYPPDPASYKYSSIGGNIAECAGGPNSLKYGVTRDYVLGLEVVLPTGEIINPGVRTMKGVVGYDLARLFVGSEGTLGVVTKIILKLIPLPEARATILALFAEVDEAAEAVSATIAARVVPSTIEFMDRASIRCSEQANPMGIPEDVGGLLLIEVDGDEQSINSQAEKVKEIMLEYRAVDCRMTRNPKEADKLWQARRTLSQALFNINPVKIAEDVVVPRSNIPALIHALEEMGKWFGIPILSFGHAGDGNFHVNIMIKDTREDREKAEKAVKEIFTEALKLGGTLSGEHGIGISKAAYLDMELSSEIITVLKKIKQLFDPNNILNPGKIFV